A DNA window from Trichomycterus rosablanca isolate fTriRos1 chromosome 9, fTriRos1.hap1, whole genome shotgun sequence contains the following coding sequences:
- the LOC134320304 gene encoding dynein axonemal heavy chain 8-like, translating into MKVMIPSLDKIQQAIIHLVHLVLEVSRGVACWKQDCRSDDVGKSGSGRLRNFFQSVSENKNVCKPVGLLMSGVNLLGKQPGDVLSQFRAFKVIWDQDRDDQVKEFISSNPDLYLIKEQILHYETVEQEIADITPIVVLGGMELSTAPLKMSLSVEAKAWKLMLCKYVQKEYKKKLMDMIAFISEQQKKLSRPIADLDDVRFAMEALSNIRDSEIIMDMTMGPIEEAYSILNKFEVEVTKEEAEGVDTLRYSFAKLQSKERAVQHELVSAQPKLKENLLESVGTFQNDLMTFGQKYETVSNQLIPEGHTDTFVSDPSPSNCKGAGI; encoded by the exons ATGAAGGTGATGATACCGAGTCTTGATAAGATCCAGCAAGCAATCATTCACCTGGTGCATCTGGTGCTGGAGGTGAGCCGCGGCGTGGCATGCTGGAAACAGGATTGCCGCTCAGACGACGTTGGAAAGTCTGGAT CTGGGCGGCTGAGGAACTTCTTCCAGAGTGTTTCTGAAAACAAGAATGTGTGCAAGCCTGTAGGACTTCTAATGTCAGGGGTGAACCTCCTGGGTAAACAGCCCGGAGATGTGCTCAGTCAGTTCAGAGCCTTCAAAGTAATCTGGGATCAGGACCGAGACGACCAAGTCAAG GAATTCATCAGTAGCAACCCCGACCTATACCTGATAAAGGAGCAAATTTTACACTATGAAACGGTTGAACAGGAGATCGCGGACATCACGCCCATCGTCGTTTTAGGTGGAATGGAATTGTCAACAG CTCCACTGAAGATGTCCCTGAGTGTGGAAGCGAAAGCCTGGAAACTGATGCTGTGCAAGTACGTACAAAAGGAATACAAGAAGAAGCTGATGGACATGATCGCTTTCATTAGTGAGCAGCAAAAAAAACTCTCACGCCCTATAGCTGACCTGGACGACGTGAGATTCGCTATGGAAGCCCTGTCCAATATCCGGGACTCAGAAATTATAATGGACATGACCATGGGGCCCATCGAG GAAGCCTATTCTATACTAAACAAGTTTGAAGTGGAAGTGACGAAGGAGGAGGCCGAGGGTGTGGATACACTAAGATACTCTTTTGCTAAACTGCAGTCCAAAGAG AGAGCAGTCCAGCATGAACTGGTCAGTGCGCAGCCCAAGTTGAAAGAGAATCTCCTGGAATCAGTCGGCACGTTTCAGAATGACTTGATGACTTTCGGCCAGAAGTATGAAACGGTGAGCAATCAACTCATTCCTGAGGGCCACACTGACACTTTTGTTTCAGACCCGAGTCCATCTAATTGTAAGGGTGCAGGGATTTAA